A genomic stretch from Oscarella lobularis chromosome 11, ooOscLobu1.1, whole genome shotgun sequence includes:
- the LOC136192640 gene encoding protein kinase C-binding protein NELL2a-like, producing the protein MNSKRTLLHGVLSSGESWIGLYCNGDRFDWTDGTALDYLYWMNGRQGNYTEYNYKKMCVNELGLKNLFRWNGSLCKDCRSYICKKDLDECETGGHNCSKNALCINNDGSFTCQCRYGYVGNGRVCAPNECILRTHNCHRMAKCRDTVAGFTCTCRKRFFGDGRI; encoded by the exons ATGAACTCGAAGCGCACTTTGTTGCATGGTGTCCTGTCGTCGGGCGAGTCTTGGATCGGTCTCTATTGCAACGGAGACAGATTCGATTGGACTGACGGCACGGCACTCGACTACCTCTACTGGATGAATGGGCGGCAAGGAAATTATACAGAGTATAATTATAAGAAGATGTGTGTCAACGAGTTGGGTCTGAAAAATCTCTTTCGCTGGAACGGTTCATTGTGCAAAGACTGCCGTTCGTATATTTGCAAGAAAG ATTTAGATGAATGTGAAACAGGTGGTCACAACTGTTCGAAAAATGCGCTCTGTATCAACAATGACGGTTCATTCACATGCCAGTGCAGGTATGGCTACGTAGGAAATGGTCGAGTGTGCG ctCCCAACGAGTGTATACTTAGGACGCACAATTGTCACAGAATGGCTAAGTGCCGAGACACCGTCGCCGGCTTTACGTGTACGTGtagaaaaagattttttggAGACGGGCGGATTTGA
- the LOC136192629 gene encoding uncharacterized protein, whose product MHEAVVNFSDFTTQKLCHREQLSNLRVTYLLATAVRSNLKPKAAVANGAFLWIENATDSQLGLCYKEALMFSGLHTGFQASILMFNDSGGLQGIFEGADAGQLVFIKNFVEGNETSVCQTIEFQRKYYRNTRPTVLVSPGVLARSESVGEAVVVAWTESATVFSVDVCVKASQPADVLVTWAAIGTVDPCVGVVCEFYGVCADVGPRAYKCVAPSCESHTYEPVCTSNGVSYDNECEYECFIFNTRRTDIVIHHRGRCQDFPFQRGNAQLKSSRSFATFACRTVYFNSNLFYPDKNIHGLASADFSSASDSTFVHDVPTIWIDELTRENMTVCVSIAGRGERHAIDQVSFTWFVYQGAPDGAIGGVVDLDETWLTEATCRQVDLAMTFDSPPIILATLRHSVPGVRRDAATLWAKDVRTRSFSLCVKELQSFDGAHRNVSITWLALPMQGPSDFPPVFSDVGLLTFSGSDLAPSPENNYALCKSVELGRYYSHVPSILVTPRDHDRRKFAQFVYENIVAWVEEITLIKFRICVKEVRVRRKRQDPVSVNYVVLPRICDDGWLPRDGYCYEASTGCQPWTVANSSCEQNNSSLASIHNELEAFFVGALSQDESWIGLYWNEGGFNWTDGTTLDYVLWLKGQPEKYKDYKYKQMCVNELGLKDVFHWRGSSCKRCHSYVCKKDVDECETGSHDCSKDAVCTNKDGSFSCRCKYGYVGNGRVCTPNECVLGKHNCDANAVCQDAVDGFTCTCRPGFSGDGTLCGPTFRLVKSIVITAKTEKRPRPCPSGYSYFKNRRCYKYFPTPLSWSKARQQCLKDGGDLVSIANQEEHTYVHSLYSSGRIWLGLNDIAREARFVWSDGSPVTFTKWNPNEPNDLNGEDCVQTSKSWLTWNDLSCKSSLRFVCKA is encoded by the exons ATGCATGAAGCCGTCGTCAACTTTTCAGACTTCACAACGCAGAAGCTCTGTCACCGCGAACAATTG TCTAATTTGCGTGTGACTTATCTGCTCGCAACAGCTGTTCGCTCGAACTTGAAACCGAAGGCGGCAGTCGCAAACGGCGCGTTCCTTTGGATAGAGAACGCAACCGACTCTCAACTTGGTCTTTGTTACAAAGAAGCGTTGATGTTCAGCGGTCTTCACACTGGATTCCAAGCG AGCATACTAATGTTTAATGACAGCGGAGGGCTTCAAGGTATTTTTGAGGGCGCCGATGCAGGCCAACTTGTTTTCATCAAAAATTTTGTGGAGGGCAATGAGACTTCGGTTTGCCAA ACTATAGAGTTCCAGAGAAAGTACTATAGAAACACCAGACCAACGGTTCTGGTGTCGCCTGGTGTTTTGGCACGCTCTGAATCTGTAGGAGAGGCGGTTGTGGTCGCTTGGACTGAG TCTGCTACTGTATTCAGTGTCGACGTGTGCGTCAAAGCGTCGCAGCCTGCTGATGTCTTAGTTACTTGGGCAGCAATTGGCA CTGTCGATCCGTGCGTTGGAGTTGTGTGCGAGTTCTACGGCGTTTGTGCCGACGTGGGCCCGCGCGCGTACAAATGCGTTGCGCCGTCGTGCGAAAGCCACACTTACGAGCCCGTTTGCACGTCAAACGGCGTCTCTTATGACAACGAGTGCGAATATGAGTGTTTCATTTTCAACACTCGCCGAACAGACATCGTAATTCATCACCGAGGACGCTGCCAAG ATTTTCCTTTTCAGCGCGGAAACGCGCAACTGAAGAGCTCTCGATCTTTCGCGACGTTTGCCTGCCGAACAGTTTACTTTAATTCCAATCTTTTCTATCCTGACAAAAACATTCACGGATTGGCATCAGCCGACTTTAGCTCTGCTAGCGACTCGACGTTCGTGCACGACGTACCAACAATATGGATCGATGAGCTGACACGAGAAAACATGACGGTGTGCGTATCCATCGCCGGCCGAGGCGAGCGCCACGCCATAGACCAAGTGTCCTTCACTTGGTTCGTTTACCAAGGAGCCCCAGACGGCGCTATAGGCGGCGTCGTAGATCTCGACGAGACGTGGCTGACGGAAGCGACGTGCAGGCAAGTCGACCTCGCTATGACGTTTGATTCGCCGCCTATTATTCTTGCGACGTTACGTCACTCTGTTCCGGGTGTGAGACGCGACGCCGCTACGTTGTGGGCCAAAGACGTTAGAAcgcgttcgttttcgttgtGTGTAAAGGAACTGCAAAGTTTCGACGGAGCACACAGGAATGTTTCTATT ACTTGGCTTGCCTTACCGATGCAAGGGCCGAGTGATTTCCCACCGGTTTTCTCCGATGTTGGTTTGCTGACTTTTTCCGGCAGCGATCTCGCACCGTCTCCAGAAAACAACTATGCCTTGTGCAAG AGTGTTGAACTTGGACGGTATTATTCCCACGTTCCTTCTATTCTCGTTACTCCGCGGGACCACgacagaagaaaatttgcaCAGTTTGTTTACGAAAACATCGTGGCCTGGGTGGAG GAAATAACTTTGATCAAATTTCGTATTTGCGTTAAAGAAGTTCGAGttcgaagaaagagacaagATCCCGTCTCGGTGAATTACGTCGTTTTGCCAC GTATCTGTGATGACGGCTGGCTGCCACGTGATGGGTACTGCTACGAGGCTTCAACTGGATGTCAGCCATGGACAGTGGCCAATTCTTCTTGCGAGCAGAATAACAGCTCGTTGGCGAGCATACACAACGAACTTGAAGCGTTCTTTGTAGGTGCCCTATCCCAGGACGAGTCTTGGATTGGGCTCTATTGGAACGAAGGCGGATTCAATTGGACTGACGGAACCACGCTTGACTACGTTCTCTGGCTAAAAGGGCAGCCAGAAAAATACAAAGATTATAAATATAAGCAGATGTGTGTCAATGAGTTGGGCCTGAAAGACGTCTTTCACTGGCGCGGCTCTTCGTGCAAACGCTGCCATTCGTATGTTTGCAAGAAAG ATGTAGATGAGTGTGAAACGGGTAGTCATGACTGTTCGAAGGATGCCGTCTGTACGAACAAGGAcggttcgttttcttgcagaTGCAAATACGGTTACGTGGGAAATGGCCGAGTGTGCA CTCCCAACGAGTGCGTTCTTGGAAAGCACAATTGCGATGCAAACGCTGTATGCcaagacgccgtcgacggcttcaCGTGTACATGTAGGCCAGGATTTAGTGGCGACGGAACGTTATGCG GTCCTACATTTAGGTTAGTCAAAAGCATAGTTATAACAGCTAAAACTG aaaaaaggCCTAGGCCTTGTCCAAGCGGTTATTcgtattttaaaaatcgGCGCTGCTACAAATATTTCCCAACGCCACTTTCGTGGAGCAAAGCTCGACAGCAATGTCTGAAGGACGGAGGAGACTTGGTTTCAATTGCAAACCAGGAAGAGCACACGTACGTCCACAGTTTGTACTCATCCGGACGAATCTGGCTCGGATTGAACGACATAGCGCGCGAAGCACGTTTCGTTTGGTCTGACGGATCTCCTGTCACCTTCACAAAGTGGAATCCCAATGAACCAAATGACCTAAATGGCGAAGACTGCGTTCAGACGTCCAAGTCTTGGTTAACATGGAATGATCTCTCCTGCAAATCTTCGCTTAGGTTTGTCTGCAAAGCGTAA
- the LOC136192628 gene encoding uncharacterized protein has translation MHATCSVTVLQLFFLMKIFALGSAESDGESSGDELLVILDDLRTFSAHSAIYGHQDWTFPGSVYVHSCLLVSFEPPFENLQPSEIVHVQAGVGYRDHAPSQAVLFAWIERVTSRGFYACAGYSGFSAGPLSLSVEWLAYVAKRRSFLDINSSRLMHEAVVNFSDFTTQKLCHREQLSDLRVTYLLATAVRSNLNPKAAVANGAFLWIENATDSELGLCYKEALMFSGLHTGFQASILMFNDSGGLRGLFEGADSGQLVFFKKNPNLVEGNETSVCQTIEFQRKYYKNTRPTVLVSPSVLTRSEFAGETVVIAWTESANVFSVDVCVKASQPADVLVTWAAIGTVDPCVGVVCEFYGVCADVGPRAYKCVAPSCESHIYEPVCTSNGVSYDNECEYECFVFNTRRTDIVIHHQGRCEVFPFQRGNAQLKSSRSFATFDCQTVYFNSNLFYPDKNIHGLASADFRSASDSTFVHDVPTIWIDELTRENVTVCVSIAGRGERHTIDQVSFTWFVFQGAPDGAIGGVVDLDETWLTEATCKQVDLAMTFDSPPIILATLRHSVPGVRRDAATLWAKDVGTRSFSLCVKELQSFDGAHKTVSITWLALPMQGPSVSPAVFSDFGVLTFDGDDLTLSPENNYAFCKNVELKRDSSHVPSVLVTPRHHDEYPARFIYDNIVAWVEEIVLTKFRICVKEVRVRRAEIIKYDPVSVNYVVLPRVCDEGWLPREGYCYEASTECQPWTVANSTCEQRNSSLASIHNELEAHFVGVLSSDESWIGLYWNGDGFDWTDGTTLDYLYWMKGQQGNYTEYNYRKMCVNELGMKDIFRWNGSLCKDCRSYICKKDLDECETGGHNCSKNEVCTNNDGSFSCQCKYGYVGKGRVCVPNECILGTHNCHRMAKCRDTVAGFKCTFRRRFFGDGKICEPCPSGYSTFNNTRRCYKYFSTPLSWLSARKRCKTDNGDLVSIANQEEYTYVQNLYSSGQIWLGFRAMAREEVWSDGSLITFTKWSDYENGSGAEAVADVRECALTLGSDLQAYGLIALARGRKILSAKYLGIK, from the exons ATGCATGCGACCTGCAGTGTCACCGTGCTCcaactcttttttcttatgaAGATTTTCGCTCTTGGGTCTGcggagagcgacggcgagagtTCCGGCGACGAGCTCTTGGTGATTTTGGACGACCTGAGAACGTTTTCAGCTCACTCCGCTATCTATGGTCACCAAGACTGGACGTTTCCTGGTTCGGTCTACGTTCACTCGTGTTTGCTCGTTTCTTTTGAGCCGCCCTTTGAAAATCTTCAGCCGTCGGAAATCGTTCACGTGCAGGCGGGCGTCGGATATCGCGATCACGCTCCCAGTCAAGCGGTTCTATTCGCGTGGATTGAACGAGTGACTTCGCGCGGTTTTTATGCGTGCGCCGGTTATAGCGGGTTTTCTGCTGGCCCGCTTTCGCTTAGCGTCGAGTGGCTGGCCTACGTCGCTAAACGCCGATCGTTTCTGGACATTAATTCGTCACGCCTCATGCATGAAGCCGTCGTCAACTTTTCAGACTTCACAACGCAGAAGCTCTGTCATCGCGAACAATTG TCTGATTTGCGTGTGACTTATTTGCTCGCAACAGCTGTTCGCTCGAACCTGAACCCGAAGGCGGCAGTCGCAAACGGCGCGTTCCTTTGGATAGAGAACGCAACCGACTCTGAACTTGGTCTTTGTTACAAAGAAGCGCTGATGTTCAGCGGTCTTCACACCGGATTCCAAGCG AGTATACTAATGTTTAATGACAGCGGAGGGCTTCGAGGTCTTTTTGAGGGCGCCGATTCAGGTCAACttgtttttttcaaaaagaatCCTAATTTGGTAGAGGGCAATGAGACTTCGGTTTGCCAA ACTATAGAGTTCCAGAGAAAGTACTATAAAAACACCAGACCAACGGTTCTGGTGTCGCCCAGTGTTCTAACTCGCTCTGAATTCGCAGGAGAGACGGTTGTGATCGCTTGGACTGAG TCTGCTAATGTATTTAGTGTCGACGTGTGCGTCAAAGCTTCGCAGCCTGCTGATGTTTTAGTTACTTGGGCAGCAATTGGAA CTGTCGATCCGTGCGTTGGAGTTGTGTGCGAGTTCTACGGCGTTTGTGCTGACGTGGGCCCGCGCGCGTACAAGTGCGTGGCGCCGTCGTGCGAAAGCCACATTTACGAGCCCGTTTGCACGTCAAACGGCGTCTCTTATGACAACGAGTGCGAATATGAGTGTTTCGTTTTCAACACTCGTCGAACAGACATCGTAATTCATCACCAAGGACGCTGCGAAg TCTTTCCCTTTCAACGCGGAAACGCGCAACTGAAGAGCTCTCGATCTTTCGCCACGTTTGACTGCCAAACCGTTTACTTCAATTCCAATCTTTTCTATCCCGACAAAAACATTCACGGATTGGCATCTGCAGACTTTCGCTCTGCCAGCGACTCGACGTTCGTTCACGACGTACCGACAATTTGGATCGACGAACTGACTCGAGAAAACGTGACGGTGTGCGTGTCCATCGCCGGTCGAGGCGAACGCCACACCATAGACCAAGTGTCCTTCACTTGGTTCGTTTTCCAAGGAGCCCCAGACGGCGCTATAGGCGGCGTCGTAGATCTCGACGAGACGTGGCTGACGGAAGCGACGTGCAAGCAAGTCGACCTCGCTATGACGTTTGATTCGCCGCCTATTATTCTTGCCACGTTGCGTCACTCTGTTCCGGGTGTGAGACGCGACGCCGCTACCTTGTGGGCCAAAGACGTTGGAAcgcgttcgttttcgttgtGTGTAAAAGAACTGCAGAGTTTCGATGGAGCGCACAAGACCGTTTCTATT ACCTGGCTTGCCTTACCGATGCAAGGGCCTAGTGTTTCCCCAGCGGTCTTCTCCGATTTCGGTGTGCTTacttttgacggcgacgatcttACATTGTCTCCAGAGAACAACTACGCCTTTTGCAAG AATGTTGAATTGAAACGTGATTCTTCCCACGTTCCGTCTGTTCTCGTTACTCCGAGGCACCACGATGAATACCCTGCGCGCTTTATTTACGATAACATTGTGGCGTGGGTCgag GAAATTGTTTTGACAAAATTCCGTATTTGCGTTAAAGAAGTTCGAGTTCGGCGAgcagaaataattaaatacgaTCCTGTCTCGGTGAATTACGTCGTTTTGCCGC GTGTCTGTGATGAAGGCTGGCTTCCGCGTGAAGGATACTGCTACGAGGCGTCAACTGAATGTCAACCGTGGACAGTGGCCAATTCTACATGCGAGCAAAGAAACAGCTCGCTGGCAAGCATACACAATGAACTCGAAGCGCACTTTGTTGGTGTCCTGTCGTCGGACGAGTCTTGGATAGGGCTATATTGGAACGGAGACGGATTCGATTGGACTGACGGCACCACACTCGACTACCTCTACTGGATGAAAGGGCAGCAAGGAAATTATACAGAGTATAATTATAGGAAGATGTGTGTCAACGAGTTGGGTATGAAAGACATCTTTCGCTGGAACGGTTCCTTGTGCAAAGACTGCCGTTCGTATATTTGCAAGAAAG ATTTAGATGAATGTGAAACGGGTGGTCACAACTGTTCGAAAAATGAAGTCTGTACTAACAATGACGGTTCGTTCTCTTGCCAGTGCAAGTACGGCTACGTTGGAAAAGGCCGAGTGTGCG TTCCCAATGAGTGTATACTTGGGACGCACAATTGTCACAGAATGGCTAAGTGCCGAGACACCGTTGCCGGCTTTAAGTGTACGTTTAGAAGAAGATTTTTTGGAGACGGAAAGATCTGCG AACCTTGCCCAAGCGGGTATTCTACATTTAATAATACTCGGCGTTGCTACAAATATTTCTCAACGCCACTTTCTTGGCTCAGCGCACGTAAGCGGTGCAAGACGGACAACGGAGACTTGGTTTCAATTGCAAACCAGGAAGAATACACGTACGTCCAGAACTTGTATTCATCCGGACAAATCTGGCTAGGATTCAGGGCCATGGCGCGCGAAGAGGTTTGGTCTGACGGATCTCTTATCACCTTTACAAAGTGGTCTGACTATGAGAACGGCTCGGGCGCGGAGGCAGTCGCCGACGTCCGAGAATGCGCTCTGACGCTTGGATCTGACCTTCAAGCTTATGGACTGATAGCCCTTGCGCGAGGTCGGAAAATTTTGTCTGCGAAGTATTTAGGTATTAAATAG